A region from the Phycisphaerales bacterium genome encodes:
- a CDS encoding collagen-like protein: MHARVWCRLAAILCLAALPRLAHAAEPVSTEFTYQGVLGVGISPANGFCDFRFTPYSSATGGSPLHAAVEATGVQVRQGVFSTKIDFGTGVFTGNAIWLQIDVRSPSGAGGYTSLTPRQPVNVVPYSLYALNSPAGAQGPVGPAGPQGPQGPAGPIGPTGPAGAQGTQGAQGPQGPAGAPGLPGQSGPAGPAGPAGPSGPSGFNGIQGPAGPAGPAGSAGPIGPTGPQGPQGPVGATGPAGAAGPAGASPFVLTGNDAHFTQGKVGIGVNQPQHPLHVITSEARAGVFESSLASGVALSLAGKSASNAGVGILGWASATSGETYGVHAQSDSTGGRAILGWATATTGDAWGVYGRSDSTAGTGIDGYATAQTGLTTGVLGRSDSSTNDATGVYGVAAALSGNVIGVWGAVQSPAEGATAVYATNYAENGLGFGIFAACASVEGYALYADGDIGTSGNKAFMIDHPLDPENRILMHYCNEGPEPTNTYRGNIDLDSSGEATVELPDYFEAINRDPTFQLTPVGAPMPTLYIADTVRNNQFRIAGGVPGASVSWTVTATRNDAWQKYRGAPKEIAKPDAWKGRLLSPRAWGQSPEQGINARPRRVLDTPRPQPQPAAALVPETPADDPSTFPAVIMQPTTETP; the protein is encoded by the coding sequence ATGCACGCCCGCGTTTGGTGTCGTCTCGCTGCCATCCTTTGCCTCGCCGCCCTCCCGCGTCTCGCCCACGCCGCTGAACCCGTCTCCACCGAGTTCACCTACCAGGGAGTCCTCGGCGTCGGCATCTCCCCAGCCAACGGCTTCTGCGACTTCCGATTCACGCCCTACTCCAGCGCCACCGGCGGCTCACCCTTGCACGCCGCCGTCGAGGCTACTGGAGTCCAGGTTCGCCAGGGCGTCTTCTCGACCAAGATCGACTTCGGCACAGGCGTTTTCACCGGCAACGCCATCTGGCTCCAGATCGACGTGCGCAGCCCCAGCGGCGCCGGCGGCTACACCAGCCTCACGCCCCGCCAACCCGTCAACGTCGTTCCGTATTCCCTCTACGCGCTCAACTCACCCGCTGGCGCCCAAGGCCCCGTCGGTCCCGCTGGACCACAAGGACCACAAGGCCCCGCCGGTCCTATCGGCCCGACCGGTCCCGCCGGCGCGCAAGGCACACAAGGTGCGCAAGGACCTCAAGGCCCCGCCGGCGCGCCCGGACTACCAGGCCAATCCGGTCCCGCAGGCCCGGCTGGACCGGCCGGCCCTTCCGGTCCATCCGGGTTCAATGGCATCCAGGGTCCCGCAGGCCCCGCCGGTCCCGCGGGTTCCGCTGGCCCCATCGGCCCGACAGGCCCGCAAGGCCCACAAGGTCCCGTGGGAGCGACCGGTCCCGCCGGGGCTGCCGGCCCCGCGGGGGCCTCGCCCTTCGTCCTCACCGGAAACGACGCCCATTTCACCCAGGGCAAAGTCGGCATCGGCGTCAACCAGCCCCAGCACCCGCTTCACGTCATAACGAGCGAGGCCCGCGCAGGCGTCTTCGAATCCTCGCTCGCCAGCGGCGTTGCCCTCTCCCTCGCCGGCAAGTCCGCCAGCAACGCCGGTGTCGGCATCCTCGGCTGGGCCAGCGCCACCTCGGGCGAGACCTATGGCGTGCACGCGCAATCAGACTCCACCGGCGGACGCGCGATCCTCGGATGGGCCACCGCTACCACAGGCGACGCCTGGGGTGTCTATGGCCGCTCAGACAGCACCGCCGGCACCGGCATCGACGGCTACGCCACCGCTCAGACCGGTCTCACGACAGGCGTCCTTGGAAGAAGCGATTCCTCCACCAACGACGCCACAGGTGTCTATGGCGTCGCCGCTGCTCTGTCCGGCAACGTCATCGGCGTCTGGGGAGCCGTGCAAAGTCCCGCCGAGGGCGCCACCGCCGTCTACGCCACCAACTACGCCGAGAACGGCCTGGGCTTCGGCATCTTCGCCGCCTGCGCCAGCGTCGAGGGATACGCCCTCTATGCCGACGGCGACATCGGAACCTCCGGCAACAAGGCCTTCATGATCGACCACCCGCTCGACCCCGAGAATCGAATCCTCATGCACTACTGCAACGAGGGCCCCGAGCCGACCAACACCTATCGCGGCAACATCGATCTCGACTCCTCGGGCGAGGCAACCGTCGAACTCCCCGACTACTTCGAGGCCATCAACCGCGATCCGACTTTCCAACTCACACCCGTCGGCGCACCCATGCCCACGCTCTACATCGCCGACACTGTCCGCAACAACCAGTTCCGAATCGCCGGCGGCGTTCCCGGCGCCTCCGTCTCGTGGACCGTCACCGCGACACGCAACGACGCGTGGCAGAAGTATCGCGGAGCGCCGAAGGAGATCGCCAAGCCCGACGCCTGGAAAGGACGACTCCTCTCGCCCAGGGCGTGGGGCCAGTCGCCAGAGCAAGGCATCAACGCGCGCCCGCGCCGCGTCCTCGACACGCCACGCCCGCAGCCCCAGCCCGCCGCCGCGCTCGTCCCCGAGACGCCAGCGGACGATCCCAGCACGTTCCCCGCGGTGATCATGCAGCCCACCACAGAGACGCCCTGA